In the genome of Falco naumanni isolate bFalNau1 chromosome 5, bFalNau1.pat, whole genome shotgun sequence, the window AGGGAGAGGCTTCCTCTAGAGCCACCCCTAGATGTCCACTGCTGCCTCCGCAACCCCTGCTCCAGCCATGGCCCTCCAGCtagcagggcagagggagaggtTCCTTACCAGTGCCCTGTGCGCATCTCCCGTGAAGAGGGGATGGTGCCAGCAGGTGCTTTAAGCAAGCAAAGGCACAGGGAGAGCTACAAAGGGAGAGGGATGGTTCAACAGGGTCACACTGGCAGTCACGTGCAGGTGTGGGTTCCCAGGGGACAGGGATGCTGTCACTCAGGGGATGGCTCTGCCACTCCAAAATGTCTTGGGGTGCCAGTGGAGCCCATGTTGAGCGTAAGAGCTGGCCTCGACAGGGATGTGCCTCAGGGGAGCCAGTGGCAAGAGTTCCCATTTGCCCTGGGTCCTCAGGGTGCTGTGACAAGGAGAGCAAGAAGTCCCCTACCTTCGGCCTCCTTGTCCactgccttcctcttcctcctccatttcCCCACCTTGCAGGCCAGGAAGCCCCAGAGGGCAGCCAGAGTCAGGATGAACCCCACCGCTGCTGGGACCCCGAAGATCAGGAGGGTGCGGGGCAGGTCCACCGAGGGGAGGGTGGGTGCCAGGGCGGAGGTGGGCGCTGTgtggctgggctctgctgtggggCAAGACACCAGCAGTGTCAGgagggggagagctggggtgggggaaggagggcaTCAGCCAGCATTACCCGCCCGTCTGTCCAGCCTCAGGGCTGCAGTAGCAGGGAAGGAGAGTGGCTTTTCACTGCTACCCACTGACCACCTACAACGAACCATCCCCCTGCCTGACGGGACCCTTGTCCCATGCACTGCCATTCCTGGCTGATGGGAGATGAGGGCATTCCTGCCCTTCCCATGGTcacccctggggcaggctgtgaCCCCTGCACCAGGCTGGACCATCCCTCTTCTCCCCGTACCATGTACCATGTTTCCCTCACTGGAACTTGCTgccctcttcctctctcctcttcctccaggtGAAGGCAACTCTCCATCCTCTACTGCCACCTCCACCGCCATCTGCAGGAGAAGGCACCTTccacctgcccacccccagGGTGCCTGCAGCCCACTTGgcccaccacctccctgccccgAGGAGCTCAGTCCCCAGCCACCCTTGTCCCCTTACTTGTGTTGTCCTTAAACAAGTCGGAGCACTTGACACAGGACCTGGTCAGGAGGTCGAAGCACTGcgaggagaggcaggaggaggaagaggcaccTTTTCCTGATGAGGACATGGCGGAGTGGGAGTGAGAGCCCAGCTCCCGCATGGCGCAGCAGCAAAGGGGCTGCCGAGTGTGAAATCGCAGCGCCCCGGGGCCCGTGGCAGAGGGAGATACAGTCTGTCGAGCTGTGTCGTCTCCCTTGGGGCTCACGATTGCTGCGCTCGCCCTGGGGCGGGTCTTcaccagggaggaggagagcaagTGCCCAAGCCctacccctgcctgcccatgcaACGTGCCCTCAAACTACCTCTCTCCAAAATATGCTTCCAAattccctgcagcccctggcatGCCCCAGCCACACAACATGCCCAGCAGCATGGTGCCCCAGACCAACAGTGTCACCTCCTCAGCCCTCACCCTTTCCCAGCCCACCCATAGGTCGCCCCCAGCCTGGGCACGTCTCCCAGCCCGCAACCTCCCTCACCAGCTGGCAAAAAGCCCCCTCAGCATCCTCCAGTGCCTACAGGAGGCTTTTCTGTGCCCAGATCCTTACAAGACCCCATCCCGGGGCCACGGATTCAGGTTAggtggaaaatgcagaaaaggacAGGAGGAGAAGAGTGCAGGGGCACCAAGGTTTCCCCTTTAGAAGATCCCACAGCCCCCAGGACATGGCTTGTTAGTgcctgctgtgcaggcaggccAACTGGTGTGTGTTCTCCACCCCTACTAATGATGGTGCTCTCCATCACCCTACTCTCTCCATCCCAGACCTGGGCCCATGGCATGgaccctcccagctccttggcACCGTGTCTCATTTTCCAGTGTTCAGACCTGGCTCTGCTCAGTAACTGCCCAGAGTGTGGGCAAAGCAGGTCATACCAAGCAAGTCTGGCCCTCATACCCTTAGAAGGGACTAAATAAGCCCTTAATGCTCTTAGGTGTTCCTGACCAGAAGCAGGAGAAACAATGACAAGTCAAAGCCCAATGATTGAGATCTGAAGCGGGTAGAGTGATAGATTTCAGTGCTGTAGATAGCTCTTCTCCATCCCTACCAAACAAAAATCATGTTCCCTTTTTCTTCGCCCTGTAGGAAAGAAAGGGACCAGCCGAAGTTGCTGGCTTGCTCCCAGCTGAAGGAAGTGGTGCGGGAGACCTGCCTAGGCCAGGAGCGCCCTAATGGGGTTTTATTGCTCGAGTCCCATCCTTGAAGCGGGTACAGCCACTGGGCTCTTTCTAGTGATGCCTCTGCCGCTCACTGTCCTGGACcgaggctgggaggggaggaggagaaaaccaAAGGATGGCTCAAGGTGACAGAGTACCAGGTGTCCCCACTGGACAACCAAGCCCCTCTGTGACAGGCCAGATGACTTGGTCCCTGGATATTCCTGGCCCTTTCCAATGGCTTTTGGGCAAGCTGAGCCCACAGCCTCTGCACCCCACCCCCTAAAGCGCCAGGTGGGACACAGTCACCACATCCCCATGCTGATTTGCAGCCCAagcacagctccccagcagggcaggagcttTCCTATGGCAGGgccctccctgtcccccagacatatctccctccctgccagcaccatcCCCAGAGGGTGGCTTGCACCAGGGCAGAGTCAAAGCAGCCCCGGCACTGTCTCAGCCCCCCCTGCCAGGTGCCATGGGGCTCTGGGCAAGTGAAAGTCCTGACCAAAAGCGATCACTGCCCACTGGTTCCACGCCTGCCATGATTTCACTTCCCTTCCCAGCCAGTGTGCCCAGCCGCTCGCTCCCTCACCCTCGCACActgcctggctgccagggaTCACCCTGCGCAGCTGCACCGTGCCGGCGGGAATGGCTGTGCCAAGCCCAGGGGTCTGCAGGCTCTACCAAATGCTGCAAGAGCCTGGCCACCATTCCTGTGCCTGTGACTCAGTTATTCCTCCTCCACCTTagtcaaaataaaactgagcaaGCGGGGGCAAGCCAAGCACTTCCCTCTCTCAGCATGGCCCTGAGCTCTGAGGCTGTCAGCGGCATGGCCAGCTCGGCACCCTCTGCTGTGACGCTTGCGCTGGACAGGCTGCACTCGTCCTTGCACAGGTACCTGCCAGGAGAGCTGGGCCAAACAGGAGGACAACTCCTCATATCCCACCtcacccagctccctgcccttcATGTGCCCCAggtgaggagcagggctgcagtgcccgcatggcagcaggaggggtGTGCATCCAGCAGCAAGGTGCACCGGGAgcagctcgggggggggggggatggaaAGCTGTGATGCAGCGCCATGAACCACAGtagggagacaaagaaaagcCTGGGCTCGCTCCAGTCCACATCTGAGCTGAGCTCCAGGGCAGAGAGCactggggaggagagggcaCCCAGAGCCCTCACTGTgtccccagcaggcagctcacAGAAGTGTGAGGGTAGGGACAAGGGAGCAGAAAACGTCTTGCACGGCTAGAGTCATGCACAGAGGCAGACTGTGCACGAAACAGCCAGTGCTCTGTCAGGATTCCTGCCCCCAAAACACCTCCCTGCTCCAAAggctttgctgtttctcttgctCTGGGGTGTTTCTACCTGCTGGTCTCCTTTTCCCAAAGGGGGATGCTCCTCCATCatctccctctttccttccccccatGAAATACCCCCTGCTGTGCTTCCCCCACGTCAATTGTCTCTTGGTGACTCCCAGCCCCTATTCCCATCGGTCCCACTGTAGCACTGTcaccctgcccctctccctACCCTCTCCCCTCCTTGCTTGGCTTAATGCAGGGGGAGGAAACGGGTTCTGGCATCTGCTGTACCACACTTACAGATTAACTCTGTGACCCCTCCAGTTAAATACATGCCCTGGGGAAAGCCCAAAGGGAGGAACCTACATGTTGCTTTTGACGTGGAGGGCGAAGTTTACAACAGAGCTCAGGAGACGATGGCTCCTGTTTCAGTACCTAGAATGAAAACTAGATGCTGCACATTAGTGGCAGGAAGCCTGGGGATGGCAGCTGTGGTGTCCTCCTTCAAATAAAGTGCTCCCAGGTCCTCTTCTGTGGAAAGATGTTGCAGCCTCATTACTGTGATTCACCTTACTCTATTCCCTCCCATTTTTCGAGtcctcttttcccccctttacAGCTCTTGCACACTCCCTTCCTGGCCTGTCCGCCTCCTCCTGGGCCAAGAAAATGATGTTTGAATTCACACATGATAACGCTTACTCATGGAGAAAATCACCGCTGACTTCCCCAGAGGCACTCGCACATGTGCCAGCTCACCAGCGCAGCGAGGCTGCCTGGCCAGCTCCAGGCATCGGCTGTCCCCCTCCTCATCTCCCACATCTTTGCCTCCCCTGCCCTTTGTAACAGTGGTTGATTGTTTTTGGAGCACCAAAATTAAAGCCTGGTGAGTCGTTTGAACTGTTTGCATCTCAGAGCTGAATACACTTGATAATAGCACAAATGCATAattaaagagcagaaaaaaatgactcACTGGATAaggaaatgtgcttttcttatctgctctgcagagaaacaaaaaccccaggAACCTGGGACTCCTGCTAACTAAGTActtttattaaacaaataaaccagCAAAGATATCAAAggaactatttaaaaattatgtcttAATGCTGGAGTCAGAGAGCTCTATTTCCAGTGCTGTTTGGTCCAGCCCCACACTGGGAGGTCTGGCTTTGGCCAAGGTCGGCTGCTGAGATCCCTGTGGTGAATGGGGCAGCACCGGTTACCCAGGAGTGTGGAGGGATGGCGGCATCCTGCGAGCACTCGTACACACATGAGCGGCTGGACTCAAGTGAGTGGTTCCTCTGGTGTCAGGGGTGGGTGAAGTGACTCACGCACACGCTTGCAGAACCACCCGTAGCAGAAAATATGTACTGAAAGTTCACCTTGTGCTCGTGCACACCGGAAACCCAAAGGCTCGTTGATCAGAGAAGCTGCAAGGTGTTTATCAAGCAGACCCAGTTACCTCGGGACAGACCTCTGACAGATTGCACCCAGTGCCCTGGGAACACCTCAGCACAGCCCACCGTCTGCCCTGCATCCAGGCGGTGCTGCTGGAAGACTTCAGCTGGAGCCAGCCCCCAAAGCACGTTCGACACTTCACCCTCAGGCCCCTTCCCAACACCCCTGCACTGGCTGGTGGGAAGCATCCCTTCCTGAAGAGCCCCACTATGGCTCTCGGGAGCCAGTTCCTCAGGGCTCCAGCACAAACCATCTCCTCGGGATCCACCGGGATGCCCCAACATGGCCCAGGCCCACTTTGCTCTGCCTTCTCAAAGTCAGCCAGGCTTAGGGACAAACTCTGGGAAGATTTTAGGAATAATGTGGGAAACCAAAGGCTTCAAGAGATTCACCGTAAAAGCCAGACCCTCTGTAGGTGTTCTGCTTCTTACCAAGGGGTTTTGCGGTAGTGCTCATCCATCTGCGTGGGGAGTTTGGAGTGGGGCAGCACCCCAGTGGCATTGGTTCTGCTGAACAttatttgtttcccttcttgTTTACATGTCCCTGGAGCTGTGCTTATCCATGAGGCTAAGGAAAAATGAGCAGGTGTCCTTAACTCCCTCTGCAAGGGGACTCGGACCCTCCAGGGATGATGCTGAGCACCCAAATTAGGCTTCTGCAGTGGACTGCCCTTTGAAGACCCCTCTAGGGTCATAAAGCAGTGGGTCAGCACTGCCTGGACTCAGCTTCCTTCTGCCCattccctctccctgctccagagAGCCCAAGAGGGACACAGAAGCATGTAGAGGACATACAGGGGAACCCCCCTCCCTGATCCAGCCCTGAGAGGGCTGAGCCTTTGAACttccctgccaggagcaggcGGTGGGTGGCAGCGAAGGGTGTTTCCAGCcgctgtgctggctgctcttgCCACTCTGCAGAACATGGCAGGACTCTCTTAGCAAGGCTTGGGCCCCTGGACACTGCCCAGCCTCTCACAAGATCTCCTGTGTTACCAGTGACACGCTGTTAGCTGAGACCAGCTCTTCAGCCTGGACATCCCTGTGAGCAACCGGTGAGCAAAGCTCCCTGCCCTCTCTGCCTGTGGCCGGGATGCTGTCCCCATCTCCGTCCTGAGGATGGGTGGGAAGTTTGCCCTGTTACCCTTGGATGACTGGGGTAGCGGGGAGGCCAAGTGTCCCTCCCAGCTTTGCCTGTGGCTGGTCATAGGGAGTGTTCACgtgcccaggcagggctgggcagcacctccagcagcGAAACAGAAACCAGCGGCTGAGGGAGATGTGCTGCCACACTACAAACCTCTGAGCAGGTGGGTTCAGCTGGTTCAGGCATGCGTATGCTGGGGCACAAACCTCCCCGGCACGTGAGACCAAGCGTAGAAACCTCCCCAGCGCTCGCAGTAGGGAGCCCCACTGCTGTGCTTTCAGGGCACGAATCTCCAGCAGACAACTCCAGAGCCAAAACCCAAAGCCTGATGGAGGTGAGGGGCTGTCTCCCTTTGAACCCCCACCCTTTGTAGCTTACTTCAGCAGCAAGGGACAGGAAACTGCTTCGGTCAGCCTGGAAGTCAAAACTAAACTAAACAGCCCCAATTGCATTTTGCATAGTGCTTTGTTACAATGAACAGCttgcaggaaagctgcagctccagctgacGTACGGGAATGGTTTAGTGAACACATTAGAACAAGAAGGCAACCCGAGAAAAGGCAAAGGTGCTTGCAAGCAATTccaacagagaagaaattatttttcctgattgCAATGATTTGttgcaatttattttgctgcctGCTGTACAACCACCCCCCTTCTCCATATAGAAATAAAAGCCCACCACCTTCCATGgactgcagcccagctccagcacagccacgcTCCTCAGCACTGGCCACAGGAGCCATCCTAGCAGAGATGACCAAAATTAGCAGCATGTTTGGGTAACTTAAAGCACAGCTCAAACAGGGAACAAAatgcaccaaaaaaaaccccaaccaaaaacTCCTGTGGCACCTGCAGATTGCAACAGCTGAAGCCTGAGTACAGGTACAGAAGCCTGCATGGTTTCCAGTACTAGCTATCGCTCCAGAAACAGGTCCCTGAGTTGGCTTTtgtggctgccctgcagcttcccaccaccccaggcacaggcaggggcaGTAGGTGCAAGGCCAGCCTCCCTCAGCCCCACCTCCAGGGAGCTCCGACTTCTCTGCTTGTCACCACTGAATGATGCCCggagagcagctgagctgagtGAGTGCAGGGATTTTTCGCTGTAGGCTGCTTGGCCGGTCAGATGCCAAACTCAAGCTGGTTTCAGCCCCACAGCATTGAGAGGGACTGCAGtgctgcaagaaaaatgaaTCGCACGTGTTTTGACATGAGCAAAGCTCCAGTCGGGGATGAGAAGCAAGGAAGCACGTTTCCAGTGAGCCAAATGGGCCCCACGGCCGGCCGGCTGCCTCTGGCAGTGAGCTTGTCACCGCCACGCTGTTGGCTGCAAGGCTGTGGCTGAcagcctcccctctcctcccgcTGCCACCAAAGCACTGGGCTGCATTTCATTAGTCTGTGGTGGCATCACTGTGCTCGCCAGTACCTCCACACTGTTCTCCAGCTTCTCACGGACCTTCAGGTACTGGCCTGCTGTAAAAAGGTCAGAGTGATTTCATTTGCACTGGCTTGAGTGCAGAATGTTATGAATTTCCATGGCCTCATTAAAGATGTGATGTAGGAGAGAGAGCTGACAGGCAGATTTGGCCCATGCCCATCCTCTCCTGGCTGGCATCTGGGCATGATGCCTCAGCTGTCCTGCCAAAGCCTGGAGATGCAACAGGGGAGCAACGCagtgggtggggaaggagaggaagggtAGGATGAGGGGCTGCTGCAGATGCAGAGTTGGGGAGTTGGAGAGGGactgccagcagccctgtgccataccctccacccccaccccccaagggACTTGTGAGCAAAGTCCATTGATTCCCTTCCAAAGGGATGGTCCTCCCCACAGCTTGCAGGGCTCCCCCTGTAGCAGCCCCACCAAATTCTGAGCCTTTGGGGGCTCAGAGGCTCTGGCTGGAGGGACAAGTTGCACCAGCATAGGCTGCCACAGGAAGGTAGATGCTGTGGGGGGTGAATGGCACTACCAAGGCAGGCAGACGTAATTGCCCACCAAGACCTCTTTCCCTATTTCCCATCTCAGCAAGAGCACCCATAAGGGAGGTCCTGCCCACTGCCATAGTCCATGGGAAGGCTGCCCATCCACCCCCAGGGAACATCTTctggccagcacagctccccagcacacacTTGCCTTCCCTTTCCATGCTGcccccacagcactgcagagggcTGGACCACCAGAGGATGCAGGCAGGTTTTCAAGGGATTGTGCAGAAATATAACATCTTCCATCACCCAGCCTAAAAACACACATT includes:
- the TNFRSF13C gene encoding LOW QUALITY PROTEIN: tumor necrosis factor receptor superfamily member 13C (The sequence of the model RefSeq protein was modified relative to this genomic sequence to represent the inferred CDS: substituted 1 base at 1 genomic stop codon), whose translation is MRELGSHSHSAMSSSGKGASSSSCLSSQCFDLLTRSCVKCSDLFKDNTTLRLDRRAGNAGXCPPSPTPALPLLTLLVSCPTAEPSHTAPTSALAPTLPSVDLPRTLLIFGVPAAVGFILTLAALWGFLACKVGKWRRKRKAVDKEAEENMDITSPLPSLGCQDPVVLEGDATLTPVPCPHLNGGLKMPGPPGKAGAKRRPCCRGDADGDIVLLSTVYTQHDERNHGFPLPATELGSTALVTTKTTQNCAGEERA